In the Syngnathus scovelli strain Florida chromosome 16, RoL_Ssco_1.2, whole genome shotgun sequence genome, one interval contains:
- the scaf1 gene encoding splicing factor, arginine/serine-rich 19, which produces MDLASASGLKRRLAASCSPTGKREIVRSPPRRSPSLSRSSPSSDQSSPSSTSSSPCANSSIFQNHVKGQTGGSELVRVSSTSKATFAESFPRGLSQSGVEEGKKKEIYDPFHPTDGEKDGKTEEDEGEKYDPFEPTGSPASDDDDDECGKLTEDLTGGEIDEEKEEEPPDSTDIFSEPPSPPSAAQLPHRRRVDYSTTKTRVKRERADSDHSEIEEGEIVVAIERGVGSKRTAGKNLSLNSPKITFFDPKPERILRVLDGDGFVSVCADSNWEVDRETEDEPVVGVEDLRRKLVSRRKERYLAFPSSSPLASQLPLPPSPPADLRPSSSLAPTAEQANASRNSSKGSKEQNRQRSKDKKAREKDERRKKRRKDKEGDRERSRDKKPGDKTDKEGKSRRSSRSSSQKRKKTHHNSPETSQSHSSSRRDNHGRPSFSSPSVERHRERERDKERDRDRGRDQDRDRKNERDRHRASERSHTVTQRRHESHQPRKDERKGKGLFRSSSRERDVSKQPRRSRERREEAERARERERERRRDGRPVVPPSIQDLNGSDLFAIKRTITVTTTTTTTTVPGSPILAQASPRRIVQDLDVPHKRNKKRRWHSGGEEMDRRTCHSRSQSPSPPRYHRYESDGYRDKLEIDMLSLDGEALDSDYPSLEDTPPAALPPDPPVPSPKSKTASKTERHHPKKKARTSKKLTQSSSSFSSTKTKSKCQASLSVTSDSAPAPTTGLSSAKTTRKVGKDKVWDKDVKKALGRSSKSKKESSARKSKLQSKVSVLVREGVSSTTGTSIGSGKLGMDLLGPGGSGGSSGGSVVGGSIAVVFCRDNESRSPFLKPCTEPMSVGVRHKDLASMGKRSARGAPPPPLSGPVGMKSKKTKPGSITSTSSSTPSPSSTLANKRRRRLVKKVREKAGVSDAASGDGSQSKVTSEGWSGASQEVLSTAEDGSKPVSPHSGQAGPAPCSSSSSTSSSFTSVLPPSSPPPRTPPPSTAPLRDTRESSPDSQTVDSSCKTPEPSFLADDCPTQTSPALPPSSPPSPSAPQGSTPTTLQPASDNAPKSAASPPSPSSSAGGVLGSLSLSSSDPSSSSVSSSSASKPPPPPPPPAAPVLPWSLQTGVDCTTGGVLALTALLFKMEEANIASRAKAQEFIQATSQILSQANQSQSQAPSAASLTSSQIPPPPPTLPPPPALSPAQFILQSSLPLVGCTKTPPSHLHPNLGGGCAQTPPPVMPLGLPGFTGNSGDAFWDNESKDPDKYLKKLHTQERAVEEVKLAIKPYYQRKDINKDEYKDILRKAVHKICHSRTGEINPVKVSNLVKLYVQRYKYFRKHGRKMDEEEKDDKEQGGTF; this is translated from the exons ATGGACCTGGCGTCAGCATCGggcctcaaaaggaggcttgccgCCTCCTGCTCGCCCACCGGCAAAAGAGAGATTGTCAGAAGCCCCCCTCGTCGCTCACCCTCCTTGTCTCGATCATCTCCATCATCTGATCAGTCTTCACCCTCATCGACATCATCCTCTCCCTGTGCTAACTCGTCAATATTTCAGAACCATGTTAAAGGTCAGACTGGTGGGTCAGAACTGGTGAGGGTGTCTTCTACATCCAAAGCCACCTTTGCAGAAtccttccctcgcggtttatcacaGTCAGGTGTTGAAGAAGGTAAGAAAAAGGAGATATATGATCCTTTCCATCCGACAGACGGGGAAAAAGATGGAAAGACtgaggaagatgaaggagagaaGTATGATCCGTTTGAGCCTACTGGTTCGCCAGCGTCagatgacgatgacgacgaaTGCGGCAAGCTAACTGAAGACCTAACAGGAGGAGAAATtgatgaggagaaagaagaggaGCCTCCAGATTCCACTGACATTTTCAGTGAGCCACCCAGCCCTCCTTCAGCTGCCCAACTCCCTCATAGAAGACGAGTTGACTACAGCACTACCAAAACTCGAGTTAAGAGAGAGCGGGCTGATTCGGACCACTCTGAGATTGAAGAGGGGGAGATTGTTGTGGCTATTGAAAGAGGTGTGGGCAGCAAGAGAACGGCAGGGAAAAATCTCTCCCTGAACTCTCCCAAGATCACCTTTTTTGATCCGAAACCGGAACGCATCCTCCGCGTTTTAGATGGGGATGGCTTCGTGTCCGTATGTGCCGATAGCAACTGGGAGGTGGACAGGGAGACAGAGGATGAGCCCGTAGTTGGAGTGGAGGATCTCAGAAGGAAATTGGTCAGCAGGAGGAAGGAAAGATATCTTGCCTTTCCGAGTTCGTCCCCGCTCGCTTCCCAGCTGCCGCTTCCCCCTTCTCCTCCTGCTGACTTGAGACCTTCTTCCTCTCTCGCGCCAACTGCTGAGCAAGCAAACGCCAGTCGCAATTCCTCCAAAGGTTCCAAAGAGCAGAACCGACAGAGAAGCAAGGATAAGAAGGCTCGGGAGAAAGACGAGAGGCGGAAGAAACGAAGGAAAGACAAGGAGGGAGATCGAGAAAGGAGCCGAGACAAGAAGCCCGGGGACAAGACCGATAAGGAGGGGAAAAGTAGAAGAAGCAGCAGAAGTAGTAGTCAGAAGAGAAAGAAAACACATCACAATAGCCCCGAGACATCACAATCGCACAGCTCCTCCCGACGAGACAACCACGGTAGACCCTCCTTCTCGAGCCCTTCTGTGGAACGCCATAGAGAGCGGGAACGAGATAAAGAAAGGGACCGCGACAGAGGTAGAGACCAAGACAGAGACCGAAAGAATGAACGAGATCGAcacagagcgagcgagcgaagcCACACCGTCACCCAGAGAAGGCATGAAAGCCATCAACCAAGAAAGGATGAGAGGAAAGGAAAGGGACTCTTCCGTTCAAGCAGTAGAGAGCGGGATGTTTCAAAGCAGCCTAGAAGAAGCAGGGAGAGAAGAGAGGAGGCCGAAAGAGCCCGAGAGCGGGAGAGGGAACGTCGACGGGATGGGCGTCCTGTTGTCCCGCCGTCTATTCAGGACCTTAATGGTTCTGACCTCTTTGCTATTAAGCGAACCATCACGGTCACCACCACCACAACCACCACCACAGTACCTGGCTCTCCGATACTCGCTCAAGCCTCTCCGCGTCGGATTGTACAGGACTTAGACGTGCCCCACAAAAGGAACAAGAAGAGAAGATGGCACTCGGGCGGAGAGGAGATGGACCGGCGAACTTGTCATAGCCGATCGCAGTCACCGTCTCCTCCGCGGTATCACCGATACGAGTCAGACGGCTATCGGGATAAATTAGAGATCGACATGTTGTCTTTAGACGGCGAGGCTTTGGACTCTGACTACCCGtccttggaagatacgcctccagCAGCCTTGCCCCCGGACCCACCTGTCcccagtcccaaatctaaaacgGCCTCAAAGACCGAGCGGCATCACCCAAAAAAGAAAGCTCGCACATCAAAGAAATTGACTCAGTCGTCGTCGTCCTTCTCTTCGACTAAAACCAAAAGCAAATGCCAAGCTTCTTTGTCCGTCACGTCAGATTCTGCTCCTGCCCCAACAACCGGCCTTTCTTCAGCCAAGACAACCAGGAAGGTAGGGAAAGACAAAGTGTGGGACAAAGACGTCAAAAAAGCTTTGGGACGTTCCAGCAAATCCAAGAAAGAGAGCAGCGCTCGCAAAAGCAAACTTCAGTCCAAAGTGTCCGTGTTGGTGCGTGAGGGTGTGAGTAGCACCACCGGGACCTCAATTGGCTCTGGTAAGCTGGGTATGGACCTCCTTGGTCCTGGAGGTTCAGGAGGATCTTCGGGAGGGTCCGTGGTGGGTGGTTCCATCGCTGTGGTCTTCTGTCGAGATAACGAGAGCAGATCGCCGTTTCTAAAACCTTGCACTGAGCCTATGTCAGTGGGAGTCCGCCATAAAGATCTGGCAAGTATGGGCAAGCGAAGCGCCCGAGGGGCACCGCCACCCCCTTTGAGCGGTCCCGTGGGAATGAAATCGAAGAAGACTAAGCCTGGCTCCATCACGTCCACTTCCTCCTCTACCCCTTCCCCTTCATCAACATTGGCGAACAAGCGGCGGCGTCGCTTGGTCAAGAAAGTTAGGGAAAAAGCCGGCGTATCGGATGCGGCCAGCGGAGACGGAAGCCAGTCAAAAGTCACATCTGAAGGCTGGAGTGGAGCCTCGCAAGAGGTTCTCTCCACTGCCGAAGATGGAAGCAAGCCCGTCAGTCCACACTCTGGCCAAGCGGGCCCTGCTCCTTGTTCGTCATCGTCTTCCACCTCGTCCTCCTTTACCAGTGTGCTCCCGCCTTCCTCCCCGCCACCCCGTACACCCCCGCCTTCCACGGCTCCCTTGCGGGACACCAGGGAGTCTTCACCGGACTCTCAGACGGTGGACAGTAGCTGCAAGACCCCGGAACCTTCTTTCCTCGCTGACGACTGCCCGACTCAGACCAGCCCCGCTCTTCCGCCGTCCAGTCCGCCCAGCCCGTCGGCGCCCCAGGGCTCCACACCCACCACCTTGCAGCCCGCTTCCGACAACGCACCGAAATCGGCCGCCTCGCCTCCTTCGCCTTCATCATCGGCCGGGGGCGTTCTCGGTTCCCTTTCTCTGTCTTCGTCAGACCCCTCTTCCTCCTCGGTGTCCTCGTCGTCCGCCAGCAAGCCTCCtccgccgccacctcctccgGCAGCTCCCGTCCTCCCATGGAGTCTGCAGACAGGGGTGGACTGCACTACTGGAGGGGTTCTTGCAT TAACTGCACTACTCTTCAAAATGGAGGAGGCAAATATTGCCAGCAGAGCGAAAGCACAAGAATTCATCCAAGCGACCAGCCAg ATCCTCTCGCAAGCAAACCAGAGTCAGTCTCAGGCTCCGTCAGCTGCCTCCTTGACCTCCTCCCAGatccctcctccccctcccaccttACCCCCGCCGCCTGCATTGAGCCCTGCACAGTTCATCCTTCAAAGCTCTCTGCCGCTAGTGGGTTGCACCAAAACTCCGCCCTCTCACCTGCACCCCAATCTCGGTGGCGGATGCGCACAGACACCCCCACCCGTCATGCCTCTTGGGCTGCCAGGATTCACAGGGAATTCCGGGGACGCTTTTTGGGACAATGAAAGTAAAGACCCTGACAAG TACCTGAAGAAGCTCCACACCCAGGAGAGGGCAGTGGAAGAGGTGAAGCTCGCTATCAAACCTTACTATCAGCGCAAAGACATCAACAAGGATGAATACAAAGATATCCTCAGAAAAGCTGTTCACAAG ATCTGCCACAGCCGCACTGGAGAAATCAACCCGGTCAAGGTCAGCAACCTTGTGAAGCTCTACGTCCAGCGCTACAAGTACTTCCGAAAACACGGACGCAAAATGGATGAAGAAGAGAAGGATGACAAGGAGCAGGGTGGGACTTTTTAA